TGTTTTTTGTCGCCTTCAAAGAGCAGCAATTGGCGTTCTGGAACGCCACAGGGGCTGGCCTGCCACGCTGGCAAGAACTGGCTGACGGGCTCGCCGCCGCGCTGAATATCCAGGAGGTCGAGGGCTGGAATGCCGATCACTGCGACATTGCGCGGGGGATCTCGATGTACCCCGACAAGCAGCAACGATTTAGACACCGGCCCGACCTGGCAAACATCCAGGTGTGTTTGCTCGACATTGACAGCCCCAACGATAAAAACCTGAAACATCTCATGCTGGCCGGCACCGCCATCGTACAAGGCACATTCAAACAAACCGACGTCCTGATGATGTATACCCTCGAATACGGGTACGAAACCTTCCCCTCTTTGCAGGACTTGGCGACCGCCGCGCAGTCCAGGCTCAGCGACTCAATGAGCTCGCTCCCCTTGGCCATGCGACTGGTAGAACCTGAGGGTCATTTTTTCGATCACATGGCCTGGGCCCTCATCGCCACCCAGCTCAGCGCGATCGAAACCGAGGGTTTCAGCAGCCTGGAGACCACTGCGCCTCAACCGCAGCCACCCTCCACCGCCACAGAGCCTTTGGAGCTCGACCCGGATACAACACGTCTGAACATGCTCGACGGGGCGATCCCCCACTGGCTGCTCAATGCCTCACCGCACGATTTGAACGACTACAGCCAGCACATGCTGGACCTGAGCACGCTGTACAACGACGTGCCCGCCGACCTGTTCCAGCTGCAACCCATCAATGCCTTCGCCCAAGAGAAAATGCGCAACGCCATCCTTGCAGATAACCACCCTGGCGCCGACACACTGCCACTCGATGAGATACAGATCATCCGCACGGAAAGCCTCGCGGTGGGGCCTTTCAACCTGGCCAATCCACTGGAAAGCTACCCGCAGACCCTGGGCGAATATGCGCTCAGTAACACGCCGCCCTACCAGGCAACCGTGACTTTCAAGGGCGGGCAAACCGTGCCTGACTGGCTCACGGACAGCTACCTGACGCACCTTTCAGAGCAGGTCGACATCGGCCAGGTGTACCCAAAACTGATCCAAGACAAGCTGATTGACGACCCACTCGAAGCTCCCCGGCAACAGCGCTTTTACATGCAGCAGTTGCGATCGCTGCTGCCGCTGCTGGCGTTGGAATGCAAACTCACCCACACCGGCAATGTCGACGAGCAGGGCTGTCGCTTCATCAATGAGCTGGTCAACCCGACGCCCAACACGCCAGACCCTGTGGTTATCTGCCCTTTGTCGATACGCCCCAGCCTTCGTATCAGCCAGACCTTCGATGAGGTCCTCAACATCTTCATCATCGGCCCGCGCTCGCTACAACACGGCCCCTGCCTGTTGTATCGCCCGTTGCTCGAAAACCCGTTGGTACAGTTCCCTTCGCTGCAAAACCTCAAGTATGAGCTGCATCAGCCCGGCGAGATCAGAGACTCCATCCTGGCGTGGCTACCGAACCGGAGTTTGAGTTTCAACTACGCCCAATACATGTTCCCAACCGGTCTGACCTCGGCCTTCCTGATTTCACAACTGGCGAATACACCGTTGAAACTATTCGAATGGGGCGGCACCCCTGTGTTTTCCAAAACCGAGCTGACCGGGGATATTTTTGCCGCGTTGTTTGCGGCCAACGCGAAGGCCATGGCGCAGCTGGCGGATCGTGAGTCGCTGTCCAACGCAGAACGGCGCTGGGCATTGCTGGAAGACAGCGCGTGGGCCATCTTCAATGCCGCATCCAGCTTCCTGAACGGCTACGTCGCCACGGCGGTGTGGGTCTGGCAAATCTTCAATCAACTCCAGCAAGTGCTCGATACGCCGGCGCAAAGCAATGGCTTGATCAAATGGCAGCGCCTGGGCGACGTGCTGATGGCATTGGCCATCGTCATCACCCACAAGGCCGGGCCACTGCGCAGGGGCAAAGCCAAATCTGCAGACGTTCGAGGTTCCAGACCACCCTTGCCTGCGCCGCCGCAGCTACGTGCCCTTGCCTCAGACAGCCGCGCGTTGCCCCACCGCCAGTTCTCGATATTGGCTGTCGAAGGCACCGTGCCGCGCCGCACGCCGACGCAGTGGGGGACTTACCTGGACGAGTTCAAGGTCGAGGCCCCCGACCTGCGCGACTATGCCCAGCCCCAAGAACGCCCGCCGCTCTACGACGTGGGGCAAAACACCTATGCCCCAGTGGATCAGCGCTGGTTCCAGGTGGTGGGTGATGAAGATGCCAATATTCACATTCTCGACCCGCACAACTCTGCGCTTACTGGTCCCTGCCTGGCCAAGACGTCGACGGGAACCTGGCGCATCAATACCGACCTGCGCCTGCTGCACAGCAACGAGAGCTTGAAAAGCAAGTTGAAGGCCTCGCGGATGCTAAGGGCGCAAAAACTCCTGCCACTGGAGCAACAACGGGAAGCGCTGGAGCAACATGAAAAAGTCCTGAAAGGCGAGATGCATATGCTGCTCAAGTCCCCCACCACGCAGACCCTGTTGGACCAGAGTTTGTCCAAGGCCCAGGAGCTGATCGACAATCGCGAGGCGTCGTTGAAGCTGCTCGATCAGTGGAGGAGTGCAGGCGGCACCCTCGGGTATGAAGACAAGCTGCTCCGGCTGTACAAAAGCTTCAACACCTACCTGATGACCTGGACCGCATTCAAACATGTCGCCTATAACACCGCCGTTGAGCGCATCCTCAAAAACCGCGAATCCGAAGACGTGACCACTCGCCAGCAACTCCCGGCAGACATCCACCTGGCGGTGGAAATGGGCCGGGAAATAGACACCAAACTCAACGCTCTTGCGGGCGCCAAACACGCACTGTCCGGCATGGGCTCGGCCGGTGCCATGGACGCCCGGCAAATCGGAATTTCGGAGCGATTTCACACCCGCTGGGAACTGAAAACCAACGAAATCGCCAGCGCCGCTGAACTGTGTATACGTGAGCAAGCCGCTCAAGACATGGCCCAGGCGCGCAATGCCGTCTACGCGGTGGTGGAGCGCGCTACAGCGGCCAGTAGAAACATGACGCAACTGTTAAAGGACGACCCCCAAGAGGCTCAGTTGGAAACTCTGAGTGCAATGGTCGAGGCATTCCAGAGTGTGCGCAATCGAATAGAGGAACTACCCGGCGAGTTTCCAGAACGCATCGACCTCCATGCCCTTGCGGACCTGAAAAGCGTCGTCAACGAATTTCTTCTATTGGCCCAGAGCAATATCGGCACCCGGCTTCAGCAGGCCGCCCCTTCAGCGCGCGCACCTGCCAAGCCCTCGACGTCCAGGCCGCACATCAAAACCAGGGTCATCAAAAAGCGCCCGCGGGATCAGCCCAAAGAACCGCAGGATGTGCCCAAACAGGCGCCTTTGACACTGATCCCGCCGTTGAAGAAACAGGCACCAAAACCCACGAACGACTATATCGACATCACCAGCCAAGGGCTCCAACTGACCGGGGAGCTGGACGGTTTTATCAGCGACACGAAAAGGAGCGCTCTGAAGCCGTTTCGGATACCGGCAGACATGCAGGACATCTTCGATCAGCAAGCATTGAAGATAGAGCAGACGCTCCAGACATTCGAACCGCTGCACGCGTTGGCCAAGCAGGCAGGCAACGCCCTTCCGGTCGCCAGCTTGAGTGGAGAGCTGCGTGACGGCGCAGCCCGATTGCGCCGAGAGGGCATCCACATCAGAGCCACGCTGCTCAAGCTGCGCAAACCCCAACAAGGCTACTTTCTGTGGCTGCTGGAGAACGATCAGGTCCGGGTCACGCGCAATCAAGCGGGCAGAATCAAGACCACACAGTTCAACGACTACTTCCAGGAGTACTTCATTCTTGATTCAGCCAACAGCGACCAGCCGTTATGGCTGGCGCACTTTCACTACCCCACCCTCAAGACACCGGCCAATCTGTTCACGGCAGCCCATCTTAAAATCGACGAAACCTACCTAAGGCAACTATCAGCCGATAAACAGTCAACGCTCAATACCCGAACCGCGCTGGATAATCTTCTGCGCAAGCTCAGCGATCCGGTCGCGCTGGCTGCGTTTTTACGGTTTGAAGAGCGGCGCAGATGAGAGTCAGTCAATGTCAGCGCACCTTGCCCCCCCCATCTGCAAGCCGAAAGGACGCACACCGCGTTTAAGGCTGACTTATAAACGCAATAAAATGCATATCCGTATTTTAAGCTGAGCTTTATTTCTTCCTCCAACAAGGACCACTCCCGCAAATCACGGGCCAATGACCTGACAGTTATCCCCCCGCCAGCTCGATAAATTCCCGGCCTCATCCATAAGAGGTCGGGAAGTCATGCCCATAGCACCCCGCAGAATCGCGCTCTATATCAGCCTTGCCGTTGCCACCAGCCTCCCATTAGCCCAAGCAAGAGGCGACATCGAGTACATGCCGTATTGGTACCCACCCTACGACGCGCTCGATGATGAATGGTCCTATTCACCCGAAACTGAAGGCGTGCCCATCGATGGCCATTTCACTCGGCAAGCCACCTCCTACAACGGCTTGCAGGTGGCAAAGGTGCTGGAGCCCGCGCTGACTCGCCTGCTGGAGTCCGGCGAGCTGAACGCCGAGCAGATCAAGGCCCTGGAAAAACTCAACGACGAACTCGCGCAGAAACCCGGTGCATTCGGCGCGGCACTTGAGCAACTGGCCGGCAGCCAGAACGCCAACCTGGCGGCGGCCACCCAAAGCACCACCCAGCAATTGAGCAACCGAGTGCTCTCGACCCTGCGCGAATTGCCCACCAACACTGACAGCCACTTCTGGGTGAAAAACCTCGGCAGCGAAGGTGGCCTCAATAGCCAACGCGGTACTGCCGGCCTGAATACCGCCAACCAGGGCGTATTGATGGGTGCAGATTGGTCGGTCGACCACGCCTGGCGCGTCGGCGTACTGGGGGCAAAATCCACTAGCCGTTTCGACACGCGGCGCTTCAGCGCAGACTTGGACAGCTGGCATTTGGGCACTTACGCGGTGCGCCAGGACGGCCCAGTGGCACTGCGCCTAGGGGCGATCTACAGCAGCCATGCCGGGAAGAACCTGCGCGGTATCGAGATCCTGGATTACAAAGACACGCTCAAGGGCCGCTACAACGCCAACAGTCAGAATGTCTTCGGCGAAGCGGGCTATCAACTGGGCAATGACGGCTTCAGCGTCGAACCGTTTGCCGGCCTCGGCTACCAGCGCTACAGCCGTGACAGCTTCAAGGAACAAGGCGGCCCCGCCGCGCTGAACGTCGAGGCGCAAACCCAGCAGAATCTCAGCAGCACCTTTGGCCTGCGCCTGGCCACGGTGTTTCGCTTCGATAACCAGATGAGCCTGACGCCCCATTTGAGTACAAGCTGGAAACACCTTTATGGCGACGTCGACAGCCAAGTGCGCCAGTCCTTTCGCCAGCGTGGCATTGACGGCTTCACTGTTCAGGGCGCATCCCTCGACCGCAATAGCCTGGGCCTGCAGGCCGGACTCGATCTGGCATTGTCGACAAACCACACCGTTGGCTTGGCCTACAGCGCAGAAAACGGCTCCAACAGCAGCAACCAGGGCTTGATAGGCCAGTGGCGGATGCAGTTCTGACCTAATTGCAGGCGAAAAAAAAGGGGAGCACCTGCCCCCCCGAGGATTAAACGGTAGTGTCGAAGGCTGGATCAGCCTTCGATTTCAATCAGGATTTCGCCAGGGTTGACCCGGTCGCCCTTGGCCACATGAACGGCGGTCACCTTGCCGGCAATGGCTGCCTGCACTTCGGTTTCCATCTTCATGGCTTCAGTGATCAGCACGGCCTGGCCGGCCTTGACCACGTCGCCTTCCTTGACCAGCACGTCGACGATGTTGCCCGGCATTGCAGTGCTGACATGACCCGGCGCGGTGGCGTGCTTGCGGTTGCTGCTGCCGCCGCTGACAAACTCGTTGAGCGGTTCGAATACCACTTCTTCCGGCATGCCATCGATGGACAGGTAGAAGTGGCGCTTGCCTTCAGCCTTCACGCCGACACCGGTGATGTCCACGCGGTAGCTTTCGCCGTGCACGTCGATGACGAACTCGGTCGGCACGCCTTCGCCACCGGCACGGGCCACGCCGCCGGCTTCTGGGATGGGCAGCAACACTTCCGGCGCCAGGGTGCCGGCATCGCGCTCTTCGAGGAACTTGCGCCCGATGTCCGGGAACATGGCGTAGGTCAGCACGTCTTCTTCGGACTTGGCCAACGCACCGATTTCGCCGCGCAGCTTGGTCATTTCCGGCTTGAGCAAATCAGCCGGGCGCACGTCGATCACTTCTTCGCTGCCGATGGCTTGGCGACGCAACTTCTCGTTCACGGTGCCCGGCGCCTTGCCGTAGCCGCCTTGCAGGTAGAGCTTCACTTCGTTGGTGATGGTCTTGTAACGCTCGCCGGCCAGCACGTTGAAGAACGCCTGGGTGCCGACGATCTGCGAAGTTGGGGTCACCAGCGGCGGGAAGCCGAGGTCTTCACGCACGCGCGGGATTTCGGCCAGCACTTCGCTCATGCGGTTGAGGGCGCCCTGCTCTTTCAACTGGTTGGCCAGGTTGGAAATCATCCCGCCCGGCACCTGATTGACTTGCACACGGGTGTCGACAGCGGTGAATTCGCTTTCGAACTGGTGGTATTTCTTACGCACGGCGTAGAAGTACAGGCCGATTTCCTGCAGCAGTTCCAGGCTCAGGCCGGTGTCGAATTCGCTGCCTTTAAGGGCGGCGACCATCGACTCGGTCCCTGGGTGGCTGGTGCCCCAGGCGAAGCTGGAAATGGCGGTGTCGATGTGGTCGGCACCGTTTTCGATGGCCTTGAGTTGGCACATCGCGGCCAAACCAGCGGTGTCATGGGAGTGGATGAAGATCGGCAGGGTCTGCTCGGCCTTCAGCGCCTTGACCAGTTCGCCAGTGGCGTACGGCGTCAGCAGGCCGGCCATGTCCTTGATCGCGATCGAGTCGCAACCCATGGCTTCCAGTTGCTTGGCCTGGGCCACGAACGCTTCGACGGTATGCACCGGGCTGGTGGTATAGGCGATGGTGCCTTGGGCATGTTTGCCGGCTGCTTTTACCGCTTCGATCGCCACGCGCAGGTTACGCACGTCGTTCATCGCGTCGAAAATGCGGAATACGTCGATACCGTTGACGGCAGCCTTGGCCACGAACGCCTTGACCACGTCGTCGCTGTAGTGGCGGTAGCCCAGCAGGTTCTGGCCGCGCAGCAGCATTTGCAGGCGAGTGTTGGGCAACGCGGCGCGCAGTTTGCGCAGGCGCTCCCACGGGTCTTCTTTCAGGAAGCGTACGCAGGCGTCGAAGGTCGCGCCGCCCCAGACTTCCAGGGACCAGTAGCCGACTTTGTCGAGCTTGTCGCAGATCGGCAGCATGTCGTCGGTGCGCATGCGGGTCGCGAGCAACGATTGGTGGGCGTCGCGCAGGATGGTGTCGGTGACAAAGATTTTCTTGGACATTGTTGTATTCCTCACAGGCCTGCGTGGGCGGCGATGGCGGCGGCGATGGCCAGGGCCAGCTCTTCGGGTTTGCGCTTGATCGAGTAGTTGGTCAGTTCAGGGTGGGCTTCAACGAAGCTGGTGTTGAACTGGCCGCTGCGGAATTCCGGGTTGCGCAGGATTTCCTGGTAGTAAGCGGCGGTGGTCTTCACGCCTTGCAGGCGCATGTCGTCCAGGGCACGCAGGCCGCGGTCCATGGCTTCTTCCCAGGTCAACGCCCACACCACCAGTTTCAGGCACATGGAGTCGTAGAACGGCGGGATGGTGTAACCGGTGTAGATCGCCGTGTCGGTGCGCACGCCGGGGCCGCCGGGTGCGTAGTAACGGGTGATCTTGCCGAAGCTTGGGAGGAAGTTGTTTTTCGGGTCTTCGGCGTTGATGCGGAACTGCAACGCGAAACCACGGTGCTGGATGTCTTCCTGTTTCACCGACAACGGCAGGCCCGAGGCGATGCGGATCTGCTCGCGGACGATGTCGATCCCGGTGATTTCTTCGGTGATGGTGTGTTCCACCTGCACGCGGGTGTTCATCTCCATGAAGTACACCTCGCCCTCGGCGAGCAGAAACTCCACGGTGCCAGCGTTCTCGTAGCCCACCGCCTTGGCGGCGCGTACCGACAGGTCGCCGATGTAGGCGCGCTGTTCTGGGGTCAGTTGCGGGCTTGGAGCGATTTCGATGAGCTTCTGGTTACGACGCTGGATCGAGCAATCGCGCTCGAACAGATGCACCACGTTGCCGAAGCTGTCACCGAGGATCTGCGCCTCGATGTGCTTGGGATTGACGATGCATTTTTCCAGGAACACTTCCGCCGAACCGAAGGCCTTAGTGGCTTCGGAGATAACACGGGGGAAGGCTTGTTCAAGTTCTTCGCGGCTGTTGCAACGACGGATACCACGGCCGCCGCCACCGGAAGTGGCCTTGAGCATCACTGGGTAACCGATGCGGTCGCCTTCGGTGAGGGCCTCATGGATATCCGCGACGTTGCCTTCGGTGCCCGGCGTGACCGGCACACCAGCCTTGATCATGCTGCGGCGCGCTTCGGTCTTGTCGCCCATGCGGCGGATCACTTCCGCCGACGGACCAATGAATTTGATACCACGTTCGGCGCAGATATCCGCCAGTTCGGCGTTTTCCGACAGGAAGCCGTAGCCAGGGTGCAGCGCGTCACAACCGGTTTCCACCGCCAGGTTCACCAGCTTGCGCGGGTTCAGGTAACCGGCCAGGGGCTCGGCGCCAATGCTGTGGGCTTCGTCGGCACGCTTGACGTGCAAAGCGTGACGGTCGGCGTCGGAGTAGACCGCGACCGAGCGAATGCCCATCTCGGCGCAGGCACGCACGATGCGTACGGCAATTTCACCACGGTTGGCGATCAGGATCTTTTTTATCACTTGGAAATTCCCTTGAGCCGATTGCTGCGTTCTTCGACCCGCTGGATCCGGGTCGGCGCGTGACCAAATGTTTCATGACAGTCGCGAGACACACACTAAGCCCGCCGAGGGATTAACAAAAATCAATAATTATTGGGTCGTGCATAAGTAAAGACTTATAGTTGAACTCATTAGATTCAGCAGGAACGTGCTAAAAATGCGTAAGTCATTGATGCGTATGACATTGCGTCAATTGCAGATCTTCAATGAAGTGTGCGATTTGCGCTCCTACAGCCGCGCCGCCGAGGAAATGTCCCTCACACAACCGGCCGTTAGCCTACAAATTCGCCAGCTGGAAGAGCTGATCGGGCAGCCGCTGTTCGATTATGTCGGCAAAAAGCTCTACATGACCGAGGCCGCTGAAGCCTTGCAGCGAGCCAGCCGGGATATTTTCGGGCGCCTGGAAAACCTCGATATGCAGCTGTCGGACATGCAGGGTTCGCTGCAAGGCCAGTTGAAGCTGGCGATTGAATCCAGCGCCAAGTACTTCGTGCCGCACCTGTTTGCTGCCTTCAAGCGCCAACATCCCGAGGTGCAGTTACACCTCACGGTGGTGAACCGCGCCCAGGTGATTCGCCGGCTTTCGGACAATCGCGATGACCTGGTGATCATGTCCATGGTGCCTCAGGACATGGGCCTGGAATTCCTGCCATTCCTCAACAATCCGATCGTCGCGGTGGCGCCACCCGACCATCCGTTGAGCCTGCAAGGGCCGCTGCGCCTGCAGGACCTGGAACCCTACACGCTGCTGCTGCGCGAACCGGGTTCCGGTACGCGACTGGCGTGCGAGGAGTATTTCAAGGAGAAACGCGTGCACTTCACCCAGACGGTGGAAGTGGCCTCGGCCGAGGCGCAGCGCGAGTGTGTTTGCGCGGGGTTGGGCGTGGCGCTACTGACGCGTCATGCGGTCAACATGGAGCTGGCCACCGGCGGGCTCAAGGAGCTGCCGGTGGAAGAGCTGCCGCTGTACCGCAGTTGGTGCCTGGTGCAAGCCAAGGCCAAGCGCCTGTCACCGGTGGCCCACGCGTTCCTGGGCTTTATCCGCAGCGAGCGGGTGCAGATCAGCGCGCTGGCTGAGCGTTTCGCTGGGCAGCCGCGGGTGCCTGCCAGTGGAGTTCCGGGTAGTCACTGATGCTCTGGAGCAGCTGACGCTCCTCGCAACGGTCTTCGATTGCGCGACGGAACGCCATGCGGCGCTGGTCTTCCTGCTGACGACGGGTTTTGACGGAGCTGTTGCTGTCTTCGTAGGGCCGGGCCATTTGGAGTCTCCCAATGCGAGTACGGGGAGTTCAGGATGGCCCTGGGCGATGACGGTTTGGCGGCGCGGGGGTTACAAACTGATGAAACTTTGATCAATCATCCAATGCTTTGACGGACTTGGGCGACAACCGCAGGCTGCGCAAGCTGCGCTTCACGCTCTTGAGGTGGTTGACCAGGCTCGGCCCGCGCGCCATGGCCACGCCCATCGCCAGCACGTCGATCACCACCAGGTGGGCGATGCGCGAAGTCAGCGGCGTGTAGATCTCGGTGTCTTCGTGCACATCGATTGCCAGGTTGACCGTGGACAGTTCCGCCAACGGCGTCTGGCTCGGGCACAGGGTAATCAGCGAAGCGCCGCTTTCACGCACCAGGTTGGCGGTAATCAGCAAATCTTTGGAGCGGCCCGACTGGGAAATGCAGATCGCCACATCCGTAGGCTTCAAGGTCACCGCCGACATGGCTTGCATGTGCGGGTCGCTGTAGGCCGCGGCAGTGAGCAGCAAACGGAAGAATTTGTGCTGGGCATCGGCGGCCACCGCGCCCGAAGCACCAAAGCCATAGAACTCGACACGCTGGGCCTGGGACATGGCGGTCACGGCCTTTTGCAACTCCACCGGGTCGAGCTTCTCGCGCACTTCCATCAGGGTATGCAGGGTGGTGTCGAAGATCTTAAGGCTGTAGTCGGCGACGGAGTCGTCTTCATGGATCGCGAATTGGCCGAAGCTGGCACCGGCGGCCAGGCTTTGCGCCAACTTGAGTTTCAAGTCCTGGAACCCAGAGCAACCGATGGCGCGGCAGAAGCGCACGATGGTCGGTTCGCTGATGCCCACGCTGTGCGCCAGGTCGGCCATGGAACTGTGCATCACAGCCGCAGGGTCAAGCAGCACGTGATCGGCAACCTTGAGTTCCGATTTGCGTAACAGGTGGCGCGACTGGGCGATATGTTGCAACAGGTTCAAAGGGCAGGACTCTTGTTATGGGCAGGGCCAGGGATGTAGCAAGCTTGTAGTTATACTACAAGAATTGTCGTTTTGCCCGTCCGACGCATCACTAAATCGCCCTGCTCCCCTTTGAATCTAAGGGCGGCCAAGTTGTAGCCACAGGGGCGCCCCAGGCATCACTAGGGAAAATCTGCATTTTTCCGTAACAAATCTGCCAGCCCTTCGGCCTGCATCGGCCGACTGATCAAGTAGCCCTGTACCTCATCACAACGCTCACCGCGCAGGAAGTCCAACTGCTGCTGATCTTCCACGCCTTCGGCCACCACCTTGAGCGCAAGGCCGTGGGCCATAGCGATAATGGCGCGGGTGATAGCGGCGTCTTCACGCCCCTGGCCCAGCCCACGGATGAAAGTCTGGTCGATCTTCACGTAGTCCACGGGAATGCGCTTGAGGTAGCTCAGGGACGAATAACCCGTGCCGAAATCGTCGATCGCCAGCTTCACGCCCAGGTCCCGCAGTTGCTGGAAAGTGGCGATGATGTGTTCGACGCTGTCGAGCAATTGGCTTTCGGTCAGCTCCAGCTCCAGGTATTGCGGGTCCAGGCCAGTTTCTTCGAGCACCTGGCGCACCAGGCTGACCAGCTTGCCCTGGCGCAGTTGATGCACGGACAGGTTCACCGATACGCGGATTGGCGCCAGCCCCTGGCGTTGCCATTCACACGCCTGCCAGCAGGCCTCGCGCAACACGAATTCGCCCAATGGCACGATCAGGCCGGTCTCTTCGGCCAGGCCGATAAAGTCCCCCGGCGGCACCATGCCCCACTGTGGATGGTCCCAGCGGATCAACGCTTCGGCGGCATTCAGCTTGCCGGTGGCCAGGCACAGCTTGGGTTGGTAGAACACCGTGAGCTGGCGCTCTTCGATGGCCTTGCGCAGATGGTTTTCCAGCTGCAAACGCTCCAGAGTGCTGGCTTGCAGGCTGTCGGTGTAGAACTGGAAGTTATTGCCGCCCAGGTGCTTGGCATGTTGCATGGCCATGTTGGATTGGCTGACCAATGCAGAAATTTCCCGCGCATTGTCCGGCAACAGGCTGACGCCCATCGAGGCACTCACCACCAGCTCATGCCCGTCCACCGTCACCGGCACCCGCAGTTTGGCCAGCAACCGCGTGGCGACCCGCGCCAGGCTCGACAGGTTGCCGTAGGCGTCGAACAGCACGGCGAATTCGTCGCCGGACAGACGCGCGATGGTGTCAGCCTCAGGTAACGCGTTGATCAGGCGGCGCGCCATTTTTTGCAGCAGTTGGTCGGCGACTTCATGGCCAAGGCTGTCATTGAGCAATTTGAAACGGTCGAGGTTGATGTGCAGTAACGCCAGGCTGCGACCGCCCTGGCGTACCCGCTGATGGGCCTCGCGCAGCCGTTCGCGGAACAGCGAGCGGTTGGCCAGGCCGGTCAGCTCGTCGTAATGGGTGAGGTAGCGCATGCGCTCTTCCGACTCACGTCGCGCCGAGAGATCGGCGAAGAAGCCCACGATATGGCTGACTTTTCCCCGGATATCGCGCACTACATTCAATTGCAGCCACTGCGGGTACAGCTCGCCGTTCTTGCGCGTTTCCACCAGCTCACCCTGCCAGGTGCCATGGCTGAGCAACGCCTGGCGGATCACCGGGAAGTGACGGCGGGCATCGCGGCTGCTGGGCAGTTCGACCACATTGCGGCCGATCATATCGTCGGTTTCAAAGCCGGTGACACGACTGAACGCCTGGTTGACGGCAATCAGCTTGTAGTCCGGGTCCAGGATCACGATGCCTTCGCTGGCGGCCTCGAATACGGTCGAGGCCAAGCGCTGCTGTTCTTCCAGGGCCTTGCCGGCGCTGATATCCCGCCGCGTGCCGAGCATGCGCGTGACCCGTCCACTGGGCGCGCGCTCCACGGCGCGGCCACGGTCTTCGATCCACACCCAGTGCCCATCGCCATGACGCACGCGGTACTCCACCAGGTAGTCCTCGCTGCGGCCCTTGAGGTGTTCCACCAAGGCACGCTTGAGCAGCGGCAGGTCTTCGGGATGCAGGCGTGGCTTGAGATGGCTGAGCATCGCCGTGACATATTCCGGCTCCAGGCCGAACAGTTCCTTGAGCTGGGTGTGATGGACTTCGTCGGTTTGCAGGTTCCAGTCCCACAGGCCCAACTCACTGGCTTGCAGCGCCATGGCCAGGCGCGCTTCGCTTTTATTCAGGGCCAAGCTGGCGGCGTCCAGTTCCTGGCTGCGTTGGGCCAC
The genomic region above belongs to Pseudomonas azotoformans and contains:
- a CDS encoding acetyl-CoA carboxylase biotin carboxylase subunit, translating into MIKKILIANRGEIAVRIVRACAEMGIRSVAVYSDADRHALHVKRADEAHSIGAEPLAGYLNPRKLVNLAVETGCDALHPGYGFLSENAELADICAERGIKFIGPSAEVIRRMGDKTEARRSMIKAGVPVTPGTEGNVADIHEALTEGDRIGYPVMLKATSGGGGRGIRRCNSREELEQAFPRVISEATKAFGSAEVFLEKCIVNPKHIEAQILGDSFGNVVHLFERDCSIQRRNQKLIEIAPSPQLTPEQRAYIGDLSVRAAKAVGYENAGTVEFLLAEGEVYFMEMNTRVQVEHTITEEITGIDIVREQIRIASGLPLSVKQEDIQHRGFALQFRINAEDPKNNFLPSFGKITRYYAPGGPGVRTDTAIYTGYTIPPFYDSMCLKLVVWALTWEEAMDRGLRALDDMRLQGVKTTAAYYQEILRNPEFRSGQFNTSFVEAHPELTNYSIKRKPEELALAIAAAIAAHAGL
- a CDS encoding LysR family transcriptional regulator, whose protein sequence is MRKSLMRMTLRQLQIFNEVCDLRSYSRAAEEMSLTQPAVSLQIRQLEELIGQPLFDYVGKKLYMTEAAEALQRASRDIFGRLENLDMQLSDMQGSLQGQLKLAIESSAKYFVPHLFAAFKRQHPEVQLHLTVVNRAQVIRRLSDNRDDLVIMSMVPQDMGLEFLPFLNNPIVAVAPPDHPLSLQGPLRLQDLEPYTLLLREPGSGTRLACEEYFKEKRVHFTQTVEVASAEAQRECVCAGLGVALLTRHAVNMELATGGLKELPVEELPLYRSWCLVQAKAKRLSPVAHAFLGFIRSERVQISALAERFAGQPRVPASGVPGSH
- a CDS encoding PA3496 family putative envelope integrity protein, which gives rise to MARPYEDSNSSVKTRRQQEDQRRMAFRRAIEDRCEERQLLQSISDYPELHWQAPAAAQRNAQPAR
- the hexR gene encoding transcriptional regulator HexR, giving the protein MNLLQHIAQSRHLLRKSELKVADHVLLDPAAVMHSSMADLAHSVGISEPTIVRFCRAIGCSGFQDLKLKLAQSLAAGASFGQFAIHEDDSVADYSLKIFDTTLHTLMEVREKLDPVELQKAVTAMSQAQRVEFYGFGASGAVAADAQHKFFRLLLTAAAYSDPHMQAMSAVTLKPTDVAICISQSGRSKDLLITANLVRESGASLITLCPSQTPLAELSTVNLAIDVHEDTEIYTPLTSRIAHLVVIDVLAMGVAMARGPSLVNHLKSVKRSLRSLRLSPKSVKALDD
- a CDS encoding EAL domain-containing protein, producing MTLSTDLLGPSTAPAQVLRKHYATEMAVERTRLLYQGSLLPTLLMLVNGLVCAWLLWNPQQYLLDSIWLVWLLALVAMRVIQVAAFDSAMPSRQAQPVWRRMFMLGSAVSGLTLATAAIALVPVDSFMQQAWVFGLIGAATLSASVAYAVSLPAFLSFALPCLVPAILYLFWTGDPQQRGWGVLGLILLASLSLVAWQVNRLIQRGLLRRFQNQALIEHLQQAQQRSEQLNQELVREVEQRRQVEQELREAQIGLQDRVAQRSQELDAASLALNKSEARLAMALQASELGLWDWNLQTDEVHHTQLKELFGLEPEYVTAMLSHLKPRLHPEDLPLLKRALVEHLKGRSEDYLVEYRVRHGDGHWVWIEDRGRAVERAPSGRVTRMLGTRRDISAGKALEEQQRLASTVFEAASEGIVILDPDYKLIAVNQAFSRVTGFETDDMIGRNVVELPSSRDARRHFPVIRQALLSHGTWQGELVETRKNGELYPQWLQLNVVRDIRGKVSHIVGFFADLSARRESEERMRYLTHYDELTGLANRSLFRERLREAHQRVRQGGRSLALLHINLDRFKLLNDSLGHEVADQLLQKMARRLINALPEADTIARLSGDEFAVLFDAYGNLSSLARVATRLLAKLRVPVTVDGHELVVSASMGVSLLPDNAREISALVSQSNMAMQHAKHLGGNNFQFYTDSLQASTLERLQLENHLRKAIEERQLTVFYQPKLCLATGKLNAAEALIRWDHPQWGMVPPGDFIGLAEETGLIVPLGEFVLREACWQACEWQRQGLAPIRVSVNLSVHQLRQGKLVSLVRQVLEETGLDPQYLELELTESQLLDSVEHIIATFQQLRDLGVKLAIDDFGTGYSSLSYLKRIPVDYVKIDQTFIRGLGQGREDAAITRAIIAMAHGLALKVVAEGVEDQQQLDFLRGERCDEVQGYLISRPMQAEGLADLLRKNADFP